The stretch of DNA TGATGGCGCCGGGAAGATCCTCGCGCGCCACCTGCAAGCGCGATTTGAGCAGCCAACCTTCGTGGCCGCCCGGATCGCGCACCAGCCCCGCCTCGATTTCCGATTCGGCCCGATTCAGGTTCCCCTGGTCGAGAAAAATTCGCCCCAGCGACAGATAGGGGAGCGGATCGGAGGGGGCGATTTCCTTGCCACGGTTGATGGCGGCCACCGCTTGATTGATCAGCCCGAGACGGCTGTAGGCGATGCCGAGGCGGCTGTAGCCCACGGCGAAATCGGGCTTCACCTGGATTGCTTTGAGGAACAGCTCGATGGCGTCGTCCAGGCGCGCCCGCCGCAGATAGAGCTCGCCCAGGTTGGCGTAGGCGTCGGGATAGGCGACGTTGATCTCGAGCGCCTTGCGGTACTCCTCGATGGCGCGATCATCGTCCCCCTGCGCTTCATAGACCTTTCCCAACCCGTCGTGCGCCGCGGCGTAGCTTTCCTGAAGCGTCAGGGCGCGCAGGTACTCGGCTTTGGATTCGGAGAGATCCCCCAGCTTCAGGTAGACGTCGCCGAGCGCGATGTGGGCCTGGATGTGGGAAGGCTCCAGATCGAGGGCGATTTTCAGCGGCTCGAGCGCCTCGCCGTACTGCCGGTCGGCGGAGAGCGCCAGCCCCAGGTAGAAATAGGCGAGGAAGGAGTTGAGGGAGAGATTGGTGACCTGGCGCAGCTCCTCGATCGCCTTCTTGTAGCTCCCCTCCTTGTAGAGCTTCATCGCCTCGGTCTGCAGTTTGAAGGCGGTATTCCGCGCCGCCATGGCGGTCACGGCGGAGGCAGGGGAGGGCAGGGCTCCGGCCAACGCGGCGGCGATCAGGGCGGCGGCGGCCCGGCGGAGCCGGCGATTGGGGTTCAGGTTGTCGGGGGGAAGCCCCATGGAGCAATCACCTCGCCCCCATTATGGGAGAGGCAGGCCCCGGTTTCCAGGGAGGAGGTCCTTCATCTCCCGCACGGCGCGCTCCATGCCGACCAGGGCGGCGCGGGCGATGATCGAATGCCCGATGTTCAGCTCCTCGATCTCCTCGAGGGTTGCGATCGGGTGCACGTTGCGGTAGGTCAGGCCGTGCCCGGCGGCCACGCGCAGCCCGAGCTTGCGGCCGGCGCGCGCGGCGTTCATGACCTTGGCCAGCTCCAGGGAGCGCAGCTCGTCGGTCCGGGCGGCGGCGTAGAGCCCGGTGTTGATCTCGATCACGCCGGCGTTGATCTTGCTGACCGCCTTCAGCTGATCGAAGTCGGGATCCACGAAGACGCTGACCGTCAGGCCGCTCTCGCGCATCGCCGTCACGATGCGCTTGAGGTGGTTCTGGTTCAGGATCACGTCCAGCCCCCCCTCGGTGGTGATTTCCTCGCGGCGCTCCGGCACCAGGGTGACGCAGGCCGGCTTGACGGTCGCGGCGATCTTGACCATCTCCTCGGTGGCGGCCATCTCCACGTTCAGGCGTGTCTGGACCGTGCGGCGGAGCACGTCGAGGTCGCGCTCCTTGATGTGGCGGCGATCGCCCCGCAGGTGCACGGTGATCTGGTCGGCCCCGGCCAGCTCCGCCAGCGCCGCGGCGGTCACCGGATCGGGCTCGTCCGTCCGGCGTGCCTCGCGCAGCGTCGCCACATGGTCCACATTGACGCCCAGTCTCATGCTCGCTCTCCTGATTACGGTGTTGACGATCCGGCGCCGGGCCCGCCCAGCCGCGCGGCCACCAGCTCCTTCAGCTCGGAGGCGGTCCGGGAGATGCGCGATTCGTCCTCGCCTTCCACCATGACCCGCAGGATCGGCTCCGTCCCGGAATAGCGCAGGAGCACTCTGCCGGCCCCGGCCAGGTCGCGCTCGGCCCGCTCCACCGCTTCGCGAATTTCCGCCACGCTCTCCAGCGGCGGCTTCGAGGCGACCCGCACGTTGTGCAGCACCTGCGGACAGCGGGTCACCGTCGAGGCCCAGGCCGACAGATCCATTCTCCGGCGCCGCAGCAGGTCCAGAATCTTCAGCGACGTCAGCACGCCGTCCCCGGTCGTCGCATCGCCCAGGAAGATGATGTGGCCCGACTGCTCGCCGCCCAGGCTGAAGCCGCCTCGCAGCATCTCCTCCAGCACGTACTTGTCGCCCACCGGCGCGCGCAACATGCTGATTCCCAGTGCCGCGAGGGCCTTTTCCAGCCAGAGATTGCTCATTACCGTCGCCACGACGGTGTCGCCCGCCAGCTTCCCGGCCTCTTTCAGGTC from Candidatus Polarisedimenticolia bacterium encodes:
- a CDS encoding tetratricopeptide repeat protein, which gives rise to MGLPPDNLNPNRRLRRAAAALIAAALAGALPSPASAVTAMAARNTAFKLQTEAMKLYKEGSYKKAIEELRQVTNLSLNSFLAYFYLGLALSADRQYGEALEPLKIALDLEPSHIQAHIALGDVYLKLGDLSESKAEYLRALTLQESYAAAHDGLGKVYEAQGDDDRAIEEYRKALEINVAYPDAYANLGELYLRRARLDDAIELFLKAIQVKPDFAVGYSRLGIAYSRLGLINQAVAAINRGKEIAPSDPLPYLSLGRIFLDQGNLNRAESEIEAGLVRDPGGHEGWLLKSRLQVAREDLPGAIKTLEEALKTDLREAQGRKELETAHADYLATQEKLGQLLATISTSPQDARPYLDLASLLSSAGASEKAVEAARRAVELNPDAATRAKLGYYLMKAGHSAEAVAILKDVGEEGPPGSLLNLGVAQASLGQDDAAVASYQKYVAKHPKDPLPYLYLGNSLFRLGKAQEARAAYQSYLDLSPEEKAGKVRRLLQVLTGSEVTP
- a CDS encoding pyridoxine 5'-phosphate synthase gives rise to the protein MRLGVNVDHVATLREARRTDEPDPVTAAALAELAGADQITVHLRGDRRHIKERDLDVLRRTVQTRLNVEMAATEEMVKIAATVKPACVTLVPERREEITTEGGLDVILNQNHLKRIVTAMRESGLTVSVFVDPDFDQLKAVSKINAGVIEINTGLYAAARTDELRSLELAKVMNAARAGRKLGLRVAAGHGLTYRNVHPIATLEEIEELNIGHSIIARAALVGMERAVREMKDLLPGNRGLPLP